A portion of the Lysinibacillus timonensis genome contains these proteins:
- a CDS encoding Na+/H+ antiporter subunit G, translating to MSGSEMIEWIAILLILFGAIFSVISAIGLVRLPDVYTRTHAASKSSTLAVMVCLLGAFIYFWSHDGYVSVRLILGIIFVFITTPVAGHLICRAAYRSRVPLAEGSGEDELKPLLFGQVDAVFSSEEVKDNDKDHNDEMEKKIST from the coding sequence TTGAGCGGAAGCGAAATGATTGAATGGATTGCAATCCTTTTAATTTTATTTGGAGCAATTTTTAGTGTTATTAGTGCTATTGGGCTAGTACGCTTACCTGATGTATATACAAGAACTCATGCAGCATCAAAAAGCTCTACATTAGCTGTAATGGTTTGTTTGTTAGGTGCATTTATTTATTTTTGGTCCCATGATGGATATGTTAGTGTACGTTTGATTTTAGGTATTATTTTTGTTTTTATTACTACACCTGTAGCGGGTCACTTGATTTGCCGTGCAGCTTATCGTTCACGAGTACCTTTGGCAGAAGGATCAGGTGAAGATGAGTTAAAACCATTGTTATTTGGACAAGTAGATGCTGTGTTTTCTAGTGAAGAAGTAAAAGATAACGACAAAGATCATAACGATGAAATGGAAAAAAAGATATCCACATAG
- a CDS encoding GntR family transcriptional regulator, producing MNFNTDSTTPIYVQIAEWIENEILADRLITDGKVFSQYQLAEMFNINPATAGKGLTILLENNILYKKRGLGMFVQEGAKNLILENRREEKLKVLAKEIVLEAKRLFVSDDELIELIKRVQREGK from the coding sequence TTGAATTTTAACACTGATAGCACAACACCTATTTATGTACAAATAGCAGAATGGATAGAAAATGAAATTTTAGCAGATCGGCTAATAACCGATGGAAAAGTGTTTTCTCAATATCAACTTGCAGAAATGTTTAATATCAATCCAGCTACGGCGGGGAAAGGGCTAACCATATTACTTGAAAATAATATTTTGTACAAGAAAAGGGGGCTTGGCATGTTTGTTCAAGAAGGAGCCAAAAACTTAATTTTAGAAAATAGACGGGAAGAGAAGCTAAAAGTGTTAGCTAAAGAAATTGTCCTTGAAGCGAAGCGGTTATTTGTATCAGATGATGAGTTAATTGAGCTAATTAAGAGAGTCCAAAGGGAGGGGAAATGA
- a CDS encoding ATP-binding cassette domain-containing protein produces MSTIVCKEVSKKYHNINALRSISCEIHEDKIIGLIGRNGAGKSTLLKILAGHLKPAGGTVEIFSEQPFNNLKVASNLIFIEDTMSFPPIFTINEIVNMAKDFYLNWNEELARRLLAYANIPEKSFHHNLSKGQKSAFNLIYGLAARCAITLFDEPMNGMDESIRTDLYRAILKEYIAYPRTIILSSHHLQEIEHLLEEILLIDQGQVTLHAPLDEVKELLVRLVGSREEIKMILQDTEIYYERNETVRSEVVVESAMISKFQEQLLNAGVVIQSVSASDVCKYLTSSTKGGIDDVFK; encoded by the coding sequence TTGTCTACGATAGTATGTAAGGAAGTATCGAAAAAGTATCATAACATTAACGCATTAAGGAGTATATCCTGTGAAATACATGAAGACAAAATCATCGGATTAATTGGTCGGAACGGTGCGGGGAAATCTACGTTACTTAAAATACTAGCAGGCCATTTAAAACCAGCAGGGGGCACTGTTGAAATTTTTAGTGAGCAACCCTTTAACAATCTAAAGGTTGCATCTAACCTAATTTTTATTGAGGATACAATGTCCTTCCCGCCGATTTTTACAATCAATGAAATAGTCAACATGGCGAAGGATTTCTATCTTAATTGGAATGAAGAACTGGCAAGACGTCTCCTGGCTTATGCAAATATTCCGGAAAAATCATTTCACCATAATTTATCGAAGGGGCAAAAGTCTGCTTTTAACCTAATTTATGGGCTTGCAGCTAGATGCGCTATCACGCTATTCGACGAACCAATGAATGGTATGGATGAATCGATTAGAACAGACCTGTATCGTGCCATTTTAAAAGAGTATATCGCTTATCCTCGTACAATCATACTTTCTAGCCATCATCTGCAGGAAATTGAACATCTCCTGGAAGAAATTTTACTCATCGATCAAGGGCAAGTAACTCTACATGCTCCCCTGGATGAGGTAAAAGAGTTACTTGTAAGATTAGTCGGATCGAGAGAAGAAATTAAAATGATCCTACAGGATACAGAAATTTATTACGAAAGAAATGAAACTGTCAGAAGCGAAGTGGTTGTTGAATCAGCTATGATTAGTAAGTTTCAAGAGCAATTACTAAATGCAGGGGTTGTTATTCAATCTGTATCAGCAAGTGATGTGTGTAAATATTTAACAAGCTCGACGAAAGGAGGAATAGATGATGTCTTTAAATAA